The following proteins are encoded in a genomic region of Maylandia zebra isolate NMK-2024a linkage group LG1, Mzebra_GT3a, whole genome shotgun sequence:
- the LOC101463969 gene encoding adhesion G-protein coupled receptor G1: MWIILFITTALCFSMSRAIDLCKNVLKECRDSDPSWIGCYEDRIMTCKTGRSMTGIKQLKVNSLQEVDVSPTFEHRVHIPSSALQRSIGNVPEVDVLVVASVINSSYFKLSPPQRSRIPQIHRRNGKVFRDSAVCVRAGNRAVENLSQPITLTFKHNKEVESGTCVFWKETSAKDGTGYWSNEGCDTNYTAHEFICSCNHLSFFAVLVNPGISVTKADADKLNYITYIGSGFSAPFALISLFIYIYLHRRHPEKSISLHMQLTVAMFCLHLTFLLSSLLAQLLKEKEDGSSCLVLGLVLHWSLLATLTWSALEGFHLYLLLIRVFNIYVRRYLLKLSLIGWGFPTLVAAVCGISRVYGKYTLKYSNSNLTQHMCWMSNESEQKLLVVSYITTVAFPFLVVVFNACMLGLVVFKMLELRRGDRSFGSSSDWKKINKERKKRLWKDCVTVLGLSCVLGLPWGLASTTYVSLAGIYIFTVLNSLQGLFIFLWSVAMAWSKSQPENNSSIRDSSSQKMMTTSFNSRN; the protein is encoded by the exons ATGTGGATTATACTTTTTATCACAACAGCCCTCTGTTTTTCTATGTCCCGAGCTATTG acCTTTGTAAAAATGTTCTTAAAGAATGCCGAGACAGTGACCCATCATGGATAGG TTGTTACGAGGATCGAATTATGACCTGCAAAACAGGCCGCTCCATGACAGGCATCAAACAACTCAAAGTAAACTCGCTTCAAGAG GTTGATGTGAGTCCTACATTTGAACATAGAGTTCACATCCCATCATCAGCTCTCCAGAGAAGCATAGGAAATGTGCCTGAGGTGGATGTCCTGGTGGTGGCCTCTGTAATAAACAGCAGTTATTTTAAG CTGAGTCCTCCCCAAAGAAGTAGGATACCACAAATTCACCGCAGAAATGGCAAAGTATTTAGGGACTCAGCCGTATGTGTGCGGGCAGGAAACCGTGCAGTCGAGAATCTCTCACAACCCATCACGTTAACCttcaaacacaacaaagag GTTGAAAGTGGAACGTGTGTATTTTGGAAGGAAACATCAGCAAAGGATGGAACAG GTTACTGGAGCAATGAAGGCTGTGACACAAATTACACGGCACATGAATTTATTTGCAGCTGCAACCATCTGagcttctttgctgtgcttgtG AATCCAGGAATATCGGTGACAAAAGCTGATGCCGACAAGCTAAACTACATCACTTACATTGGATCAGGATTCTCCGCCCCCTTCGCACTGATCAGTTTGTTCATCTATATTTATCTACA tCGGCGGCATCCTGAGAAATCCATAAGTCTGCACATGCAGCTAACAGTGGCGATgttctgcctccatctcaccttcCTGCTGTCCAGCCTCCTGGCCCAACTactgaaggaaaaagaggaCGGCTCATCTTGCCTGGTACTGGGTCTGGTTTTACACTGGTCCCTGCTGGCCACCCTGACCTGGAGTGCTCTGGAGGGGTTCCACCTCTACCTTCTGCTCATCCGGGTCTTTAACATCTATGTGAGGAGGTACCTGCTCAAACTCAGCCTGATTGGATGGG GTTTTCCTACACTGGTTGCAGCTGTTTGTGGGATTTCACGTGTTTATGGCAAATACACTCTGAAATACAGCAACAGCAATTTAACACAACACAT GTGCTGGATGAGCAACGAGTCTGAACAAAAGCTCCTCGTAGTCAGCTACATCACTACCGTGGCCTTTCCTTTCTTGGTGGTTGTGTTCAATGCCTGCATGCTGGGGCTGGTGGTGTTTAAGATGTTGGAGCTAAGAAGGGGTGATAGAAGCTTTGGAAGCAGCAGTGACTGGAAGAAGataaacaaagagagaaagaagaggttATGGAAGGACTGTGTCACAGTGCTGGGCCTCAGCTGTGTGCTTGGGTTACCTTGGGGGTTAGCCAGCACTACATACGTTTCACTCGCTGGGATCTACATATTCACCGTATTGAACTCCCTTCAAG GTCTATTTATTTTCCTGTGGTCTGTGGCGATGGCCTGGTCAAAATCTCAACCTGAAAATAACTCATCAATCAGAGACTCTTCCTCTCAGAAAATGATGACTACTAGTTTCAACAGCagaaactga
- the LOC101464443 gene encoding adhesion G-protein coupled receptor G2, with amino-acid sequence MHYSLLCSFTWMAIEGLHLYLMLIKVFNTYYKHYLLKLSLAGWGIPAVIVAVSVGVMDCKQFYGVKQMTMADTNQTSSICWITDDTFFYSLNLVYFTLVFIFNTGILMAVASSICKMKQVLQTTLKTGATAKGKLWGDRERLNASCKSGLTLFGLTCLMGTTWGLAFLGSGYINYPILYLFCILNSTQGFFIFLWICLSAKKQRKRAKEDRTSSAPVRTTEIKSD; translated from the exons ATGCATTACTCCTTGCTCTGCAGTTTCACCTGGATGGCCATAGAGGGACTTCACCTCTATCTAATGCTGATCAAGGTGTTTAACACCTACTACAAACACTACCTACTGAAACTTTCACTTGCGGGTTGGG GTATTCCTGCTGTAATTGTGGCAGTCTCTGTAGGAGTGATGGATTGCAAACAGTTTTATGGAGTTAAACAGATGACCATGGCTGACACCAACCAAACTAGTTCGAT CTGCTGGATCACTGACGACACCTTCTTCTACTCCTTGAACCTGGTATATTTCACCcttgtttttatctttaacaCTGGCATTCTCATGGCAGTGGCTTCTAGCATATGTAAGATGAAACAAGTGTTACAGACTACCTTAAAGACAGGAGCCACAGCTAAGGGGAAATTGTGGGGAGACCGAGAGAGGCTTAACGCATCCTGTAAGAGTGGCCTAACATTGTTTGGTCTTACCTGCCTGATGGGTACCACCTGGGGCCTGGCCTTCCTGGGTTCTGGATATATCAACTACCCCATTCTCTATCTTTTCTGTATCCTCAACTCCACACAAG GTTTCTTTATCTTCCTGTGGATTTGTCTGTCAGCAAAGAAGCAGAGAAAGAGGGCTAAGGAGGACCGAACATCTTCAGCTCCTGTGAGAACTACAGAAATCAAATCTGATTAG